A genomic segment from Pseudoduganella chitinolytica encodes:
- the ybaK gene encoding Cys-tRNA(Pro) deacylase gives MAKKEHISETPATALLRKHQVAFSEHPYQYEEHGGTAVSSQALGVDEHHVVKTLVMQDEAARPLIVLMHGDCKVSTKNLARNIGCKSVEPCKPEVAQRHSGYMVGGTSPFGTKKAMPVYVEETILALETIYINGGRRGYLVGIGPQVLLDVLQAKPVHCALAD, from the coding sequence ATGGCAAAGAAAGAGCACATTTCAGAAACGCCCGCGACCGCGCTGCTGCGCAAGCACCAGGTGGCCTTTTCCGAACACCCCTACCAGTACGAGGAACATGGCGGCACCGCCGTTTCGTCGCAGGCGCTCGGCGTCGACGAGCACCACGTCGTCAAGACGCTCGTCATGCAGGACGAAGCGGCCCGGCCGTTGATCGTGCTGATGCACGGCGACTGCAAGGTCTCGACGAAGAACCTGGCCAGGAATATCGGCTGCAAGTCGGTGGAGCCGTGCAAGCCGGAGGTGGCGCAGCGCCACTCGGGCTACATGGTGGGCGGCACCTCGCCGTTCGGCACCAAGAAAGCCATGCCGGTGTACGTGGAGGAAACGATCCTCGCGCTGGAAACCATTTATATCAATGGCGGCCGGCGTGGCTACCTGGTCGGCATCGGGCCGCAGGTATTGCTCGACGTGCTGCAAGCCAAGCCCGTGCACTGCGCGCTGGCCGATTGA
- a CDS encoding GGDEF domain-containing protein — protein sequence MAAAEQIFPTFPQPADEQARLAALHRSAALDHAAGPDFLFLTELAARLCDVPYAFIALVDAERAWTRACVGLQLESLPRSQAYCAWTVLGDAPMEIPDTLADPRSAALALTTGAPFVRRYSAVPLRTGEGHSIGTLCVLDSRPGGLTPDQRDTLARLARQVIALIEARANEVALRQSMARLEELATTDELTGLHNRRSLLHRLKFEVARARRFRAPLAAVMIDLDHFKHVNDEHGHAMGDKVLAAVGKLVRDNVRMIDVAARYGGEELCLLLPNTPREGAFKMAETLRARVEAQVHMDGARRVPVTASFGVGAFDHMGIDDADSLLRAADEALYRAKENGRNRVE from the coding sequence ATGGCCGCCGCTGAACAGATTTTCCCCACCTTTCCCCAGCCGGCGGACGAGCAGGCCAGGCTCGCCGCCCTGCACCGCAGCGCGGCGCTCGACCATGCGGCGGGGCCCGATTTCCTGTTCCTGACCGAGCTGGCGGCCCGGCTGTGCGACGTGCCGTATGCATTCATCGCCCTGGTGGACGCGGAGCGCGCTTGGACCCGCGCTTGCGTCGGCCTGCAGCTGGAGTCGCTGCCGCGCAGCCAGGCCTACTGCGCGTGGACCGTACTGGGCGACGCCCCGATGGAAATCCCCGACACCCTGGCCGACCCGCGCAGTGCCGCGCTGGCGCTGACGACGGGCGCCCCGTTCGTGCGCCGCTACAGCGCCGTGCCGCTGCGCACCGGCGAGGGCCATTCTATCGGTACGCTGTGCGTGCTGGACAGCCGCCCGGGCGGGCTGACGCCGGACCAGCGCGACACGCTGGCCCGCCTGGCGCGCCAGGTCATCGCGCTGATCGAGGCGCGCGCCAACGAGGTGGCGCTGCGCCAGTCGATGGCCCGGCTGGAGGAGCTGGCCACGACCGATGAGCTGACGGGCCTGCACAACCGCCGCTCGCTGCTGCACCGGTTGAAGTTCGAGGTGGCGCGGGCGCGCCGCTTCCGCGCGCCGCTGGCCGCCGTCATGATCGACCTGGACCACTTCAAGCACGTCAACGACGAGCATGGCCACGCGATGGGCGACAAGGTGCTGGCCGCCGTCGGCAAGCTGGTGCGGGACAACGTGCGGATGATCGACGTGGCGGCGCGCTACGGCGGCGAGGAGCTGTGCCTGCTGCTGCCGAACACGCCGCGCGAGGGTGCGTTCAAGATGGCGGAAACGCTGCGCGCCCGCGTGGAAGCGCAAGTGCACATGGATGGCGCGCGCCGCGTGCCCGTCACCGCCAGCTTCGGCGTCGGCGCGTTCGACCACATGGGGATCGACGACGCCGACAGCCTGCTGCGCGCGGCGGACGAGGCGCTGTACCGCGCCAAGGAAAACGGCCGCAATCGGGTCGAGTGA
- a CDS encoding sensor domain-containing protein produces the protein MDQSGHSSFPALAGQPAQEALGWITRLVAALELTPLVAVCSIDRAGIVRFCNRACAQLCGMTPQEAVGRRLDELLSRGERGAEHAALLEAVWRTGHNGPAGDWIVRTPDGRERWVYSTTVPIFHGELGQVFCMDVDITSRKHAERTLQLAAQVFENSRDAILLTDGRRRIVSVNRACAGITGYDDAEMLGQPLSLHRTGVEDEAFLREVWTQLEAVDHWQGETWSRRKGGDAFPAWLSLTAIRDGHGQVSNYMAILSDISERKRSEEHTRHLAEHDYLTDLPNRVLLLDRLSLALSTARRKGSMLALLFLDLDRFKPVNDTLGHQVGDALLREVAARLLHCVRKVDTVSRQGGDEFVIILADIGGIDHAAHVAEAVRQAIGQPYRIGEHALRISASIGVSIFPSDGDDIDTLVKNADVAMYHAKEGGRDGFRFFSASMNERIALRADFEEGLRRALDEQQFELAFEPELDVQSGALVGAEALVRWRHPQLGLLLPERFLDVAEEAGLMVPIGNWVLREACRHARAWHDEGHEVVVAVNLSLGQFLQGDLPQQVQAALREAGLAARFLELELTEAIIMQGGQAVVDKLRGLRALGVRLSLDDFGTGWSRLGQLKDYPIDKLKIAQAFLLDGFDATVIRTIIALARSMDMTVIAEGVETAEQLEFLRGHGCDQYQGYYAVAAARDSGQGGVLH, from the coding sequence ATGGACCAGTCAGGACACAGCTCGTTTCCCGCCCTCGCGGGCCAGCCGGCGCAGGAGGCGCTGGGCTGGATCACGCGCCTCGTCGCCGCGCTCGAACTGACGCCGCTGGTGGCCGTTTGCAGCATCGACCGCGCCGGCATCGTCCGCTTCTGCAACCGTGCCTGCGCCCAGCTGTGCGGCATGACGCCGCAGGAGGCGGTCGGGCGCCGGCTGGACGAACTGCTGTCGCGCGGCGAGCGCGGGGCCGAACATGCGGCGCTGCTGGAAGCGGTCTGGCGCACGGGCCACAACGGTCCGGCCGGCGACTGGATCGTGCGCACGCCGGATGGGCGCGAGCGCTGGGTCTATTCGACCACCGTGCCGATCTTCCACGGCGAGCTGGGGCAGGTGTTCTGCATGGACGTCGACATCACGTCGCGCAAGCACGCCGAGCGCACCTTGCAGCTGGCGGCGCAGGTGTTCGAGAACAGCCGCGACGCGATCCTGCTGACGGATGGCCGGCGCCGCATCGTGTCCGTCAACCGTGCCTGCGCCGGGATCACGGGCTACGACGATGCCGAGATGCTGGGCCAGCCGCTGTCGCTGCACCGCACCGGCGTGGAGGACGAAGCGTTCCTGCGCGAGGTCTGGACCCAGCTGGAGGCCGTCGATCACTGGCAGGGCGAAACGTGGTCACGCCGCAAGGGCGGCGATGCCTTCCCGGCCTGGCTGTCGCTGACGGCGATCCGCGACGGCCACGGCCAGGTCAGCAACTACATGGCGATCCTGTCCGACATCTCGGAGCGCAAGCGCAGCGAAGAGCACACGCGCCACCTGGCCGAGCACGACTACCTGACGGACCTGCCGAACCGCGTGCTGCTGCTGGACCGGTTGTCGCTGGCGCTGTCGACGGCGCGCCGCAAGGGCAGCATGCTGGCGCTCCTGTTCCTCGACCTGGACCGCTTCAAGCCCGTCAACGACACGCTGGGCCACCAGGTCGGCGACGCGCTGCTGCGGGAAGTGGCGGCGCGGCTGCTGCACTGCGTGCGCAAGGTCGATACCGTCAGCCGCCAGGGCGGCGACGAGTTCGTCATCATCCTGGCCGACATCGGCGGCATCGATCATGCCGCCCACGTGGCGGAGGCGGTGCGCCAGGCCATCGGCCAGCCGTACCGGATCGGCGAGCACGCGCTGCGCATCTCGGCGTCGATCGGCGTCAGCATCTTTCCCAGCGACGGTGACGACATCGACACCCTGGTCAAGAACGCCGACGTGGCGATGTACCACGCCAAGGAGGGCGGCCGCGACGGCTTCCGCTTCTTCAGCGCCTCGATGAACGAGCGCATCGCCCTGCGGGCCGACTTCGAGGAAGGCCTGCGCCGCGCGCTGGACGAACAGCAGTTCGAGCTGGCGTTCGAGCCGGAACTGGACGTGCAGAGCGGCGCGCTGGTGGGCGCGGAAGCGCTGGTGCGCTGGCGCCATCCGCAACTGGGCCTGCTGCTGCCCGAGCGCTTCCTGGACGTCGCCGAGGAGGCCGGGCTGATGGTCCCGATCGGCAACTGGGTCCTGCGCGAAGCCTGCCGGCACGCGCGTGCCTGGCACGACGAGGGCCACGAGGTCGTCGTGGCCGTCAACCTGTCGCTGGGGCAGTTCCTGCAGGGCGACCTGCCGCAACAGGTGCAGGCGGCACTGCGCGAGGCCGGGCTGGCGGCGCGTTTCCTGGAACTGGAGCTGACGGAAGCCATCATCATGCAGGGCGGCCAGGCCGTCGTCGACAAGCTGCGCGGCCTGCGCGCGCTGGGCGTGCGCCTCTCGCTGGACGACTTCGGCACCGGCTGGTCGCGTCTGGGGCAGCTGAAGGACTATCCGATCGACAAGCTGAAGATCGCCCAGGCCTTCCTGCTGGACGGTTTCGATGCGACCGTCATCCGCACCATCATCGCGCTGGCACGGAGCATGGACATGACGGTGATCGCGGAAGGGGTCGAAACGGCCGAGCAGCTGGAATTTTTGCGCGGGCACGGCTGCGACCAGTACCAGGGATACTATGCGGTCGCTGCGGCCCGCGACAGCGGCCAGGGCGGCGTGCTGCATTGA
- a CDS encoding endonuclease/exonuclease/phosphatase family protein, with amino-acid sequence MQQEIRFATFNVCNLAPPGAKLYDNLAPLSPEEYEAKASWIARQLDELDADVIGFQEIFSQAALRDVLARTRKYREALHAGFDPDPRATRLTPSVALVSRLPLAAPATTYPSFPADVPCDSGSVDSDRFARAPLHAQVLLPGGRTVDVFVVHLKSRRPDYRNGDNGADPLQYAMASLRSLVWRGTEAVALRVLLSKLMRETRRPCVVLGDFNDTADAVTTTIVLGNGGTYGGEGVATEERRGRLYDCHRIQRSQDPLRHVGYTNIHEGRYSTIDHVLVSEEFMGDSSRAVGEVLDVSYFNDHLRLAKPEASDHGQVLVRLRLYD; translated from the coding sequence ATGCAGCAAGAAATTCGCTTTGCCACCTTCAATGTCTGCAACCTGGCGCCGCCGGGCGCGAAATTGTACGACAACCTCGCGCCCCTGAGCCCTGAAGAGTACGAAGCAAAGGCCAGCTGGATCGCCCGCCAGCTGGACGAACTGGATGCGGATGTCATCGGCTTCCAGGAGATTTTCTCGCAGGCGGCGCTGCGCGACGTGCTGGCGCGCACCCGCAAGTACCGCGAGGCGCTGCATGCCGGCTTCGATCCGGACCCGCGCGCAACGCGCCTGACGCCCAGCGTGGCGCTGGTCTCGCGCCTGCCCCTGGCGGCGCCGGCCACCACCTACCCCAGCTTCCCGGCGGACGTGCCGTGCGATTCGGGCAGCGTCGACTCGGACCGTTTTGCCCGCGCGCCGCTGCATGCGCAGGTGCTGCTGCCCGGCGGGCGCACCGTCGATGTGTTCGTCGTCCACCTGAAGTCGCGCCGGCCGGATTACCGCAACGGCGACAACGGCGCCGATCCGCTGCAGTACGCGATGGCCAGCCTGCGCTCGCTGGTCTGGCGCGGCACCGAGGCGGTGGCGCTGCGCGTGCTGCTGTCGAAACTGATGCGCGAGACGCGCCGTCCGTGCGTCGTCCTGGGCGACTTCAACGACACGGCCGATGCCGTCACGACGACGATCGTGCTGGGCAACGGCGGTACCTACGGCGGCGAAGGGGTCGCGACCGAGGAACGGCGTGGCCGGCTGTACGACTGCCACCGCATCCAGCGCAGCCAGGATCCGCTGCGCCACGTGGGCTACACCAATATCCACGAGGGCCGCTATTCGACCATCGACCACGTGCTGGTGTCGGAGGAATTCATGGGCGACTCGTCGCGTGCCGTCGGCGAGGTGCTGGACGTGAGCTACTTCAACGACCACCTGCGCCTGGCCAAGCCGGAAGCATCCGACCACGGGCAAGTGCTGGTGCGGCTGCGGCTGTACGACTGA
- a CDS encoding DsbA family oxidoreductase, with product MATVRIDFVSDVSCPWCAIGLRSLETALERIGPGIAAEIHFQPFELNPNMGREGQDITEHIAEKYGSTPEQQEQSRVMIRQRGADVGFTFAMDKRSRIYNTFDAHRLLHWAEGSGRQKALKHALLEAYFTNGEDPSSHDTLLRAAEKAGLDLRAAQDVLESDRYADEVREVEAFWQQHGIHSVPAVIINQRHLISGGQPPELFEQALRQIAAGSDS from the coding sequence ATGGCAACCGTCCGCATCGACTTCGTTTCCGACGTTTCCTGCCCCTGGTGCGCGATCGGCCTGCGCTCGCTGGAAACGGCCCTGGAGCGCATCGGCCCCGGGATCGCGGCCGAGATCCACTTCCAGCCCTTCGAACTGAACCCCAACATGGGGCGCGAGGGCCAGGACATCACGGAACACATCGCCGAGAAATACGGCTCCACACCCGAGCAGCAGGAGCAGTCGCGCGTGATGATCCGCCAGCGCGGCGCCGACGTGGGCTTCACGTTCGCGATGGACAAGCGCAGCCGCATCTACAACACCTTCGACGCGCACCGCCTGCTGCACTGGGCCGAGGGCAGCGGCCGCCAGAAGGCACTCAAGCACGCGCTGCTGGAGGCGTATTTCACCAACGGCGAAGACCCCAGCTCGCACGACACGCTGCTGCGCGCGGCCGAGAAGGCGGGCCTGGACCTGCGCGCGGCCCAGGACGTGCTGGAGTCGGACCGCTATGCCGACGAGGTGCGCGAGGTGGAGGCATTCTGGCAGCAGCATGGCATCCACTCGGTGCCGGCCGTCATCATCAACCAGCGCCACCTGATCTCGGGCGGCCAGCCGCCGGAACTGTTCGAGCAGGCGCTGCGTCAGATCGCCGCCGGCAGCGACAGCTGA
- the plsY gene encoding glycerol-3-phosphate 1-O-acyltransferase PlsY, whose amino-acid sequence MNTLLLTIAAYLIGSISFAVVVSKVYGLDDPRTYGSGNPGATNVLRSGSKGAAIWTLIGDAFKGWLAVWLTIHFARELAVDDATIGLVALAVFLGHLWPVFFRFVGGKGVATALGVLLALNPWLGLATLVTWLAVAYAFRYSSLAALIASLFAPFYYGLLFGVDPQFFAVLLMSALLIWRHAKNIGNLIAGKESRIGSKGKGKEKAAAVAKKK is encoded by the coding sequence ATGAATACTCTTCTGTTGACGATAGCCGCCTACCTGATCGGCTCGATCTCTTTTGCCGTCGTGGTGAGCAAGGTTTACGGCCTGGACGATCCGCGCACCTACGGCTCCGGCAACCCGGGCGCCACCAACGTGCTGCGCAGCGGCAGCAAGGGCGCCGCCATCTGGACCCTGATCGGCGACGCCTTCAAGGGCTGGCTGGCCGTCTGGCTGACCATCCACTTCGCCAGGGAGCTGGCCGTGGACGACGCCACCATCGGCCTGGTCGCGCTGGCGGTGTTCCTCGGCCACCTGTGGCCCGTGTTCTTCCGCTTCGTCGGCGGCAAGGGCGTGGCCACCGCGCTGGGCGTGCTGCTGGCGCTGAACCCCTGGCTGGGCCTTGCCACGCTGGTGACGTGGCTGGCGGTGGCGTACGCGTTCCGCTATTCGTCGCTGGCGGCCCTGATCGCGTCGCTGTTCGCCCCGTTCTACTATGGCCTGCTGTTCGGCGTCGATCCGCAGTTCTTCGCGGTCCTCTTGATGAGCGCCCTGCTGATCTGGCGCCATGCGAAGAACATCGGCAACCTGATCGCCGGCAAGGAAAGCCGCATCGGCAGCAAGGGCAAGGGCAAGGAAAAAGCCGCGGCGGTCGCAAAGAAGAAGTAA
- a CDS encoding DUF427 domain-containing protein — translation MPKAVWNGAVIAEAPEHEIEIVEHNIYFPLERVKREYLKDSPHTTMCPWKGVASYYDVEVDGKVNKNAAWYYATPSEAAKAIKGRVAFWHGVEVSH, via the coding sequence ATGCCCAAGGCCGTCTGGAACGGTGCCGTCATTGCCGAGGCGCCGGAACACGAGATCGAGATCGTCGAGCACAACATCTACTTTCCGCTCGAACGCGTCAAGCGCGAATACCTGAAGGACAGCCCCCACACGACGATGTGTCCGTGGAAGGGCGTGGCCAGCTATTACGACGTCGAGGTGGACGGCAAGGTCAACAAGAACGCCGCGTGGTATTACGCCACGCCGTCCGAGGCCGCCAAGGCGATCAAAGGGCGGGTGGCGTTCTGGCATGGGGTGGAAGTGAGTCATTGA
- a CDS encoding metal-dependent hydrolase, whose product MDNITHSFVGLGVGELVQRSLPAEPDAARQRTRHRLLLTACAAASNFPDLDLFLTHLLPAPLGYLLHHRGHTHTLLYALPQALLLLALLWALWPNARRLLRTSGPARLGLGLAIVLGFCLHLSMDFLNSYGIHPFYPFDPRWFYGDMVFIVEPVFWIAFGVPLALAIPHRLLRAAALTGLVVFVLGATWRGYLDWRSLAALLVIGGAIAALRVTRRHSRCALALAAAIAIGFIAVQGATSALGRQRITAALQAIDPAARVLDVAMTAYPAQPLCWAFVSIESNEAAGQYRLRRGSLSLAPAWMPVASCPGGFADPAAADPAAPGIALAPPWQGDLALLRTLARSDCHVNAWLRYARMPAVTRDEASDLRYAATPRGNFTALPLEPAGRTPCGDVPRWGYPRADLLGAALR is encoded by the coding sequence ATGGACAACATCACCCACTCCTTCGTCGGCCTCGGTGTCGGCGAACTGGTACAGCGCTCGCTGCCCGCCGAACCCGACGCGGCGCGCCAGCGCACCCGCCACCGCCTGCTGCTGACGGCCTGCGCCGCGGCCAGCAATTTTCCCGACCTCGACCTGTTCCTGACGCACCTGCTGCCGGCGCCGCTGGGCTACCTGCTGCACCACCGGGGCCATACGCATACGCTGCTGTACGCGCTGCCGCAGGCATTGCTGCTGCTGGCGTTGCTGTGGGCCTTGTGGCCCAACGCGCGCCGGCTGCTGCGCACCAGCGGGCCGGCCCGCCTGGGCCTGGGCCTGGCGATCGTGCTGGGCTTCTGCCTGCACCTGTCGATGGATTTCCTGAACTCGTACGGCATCCACCCGTTCTACCCGTTCGATCCGCGCTGGTTCTACGGCGACATGGTGTTCATCGTGGAGCCCGTGTTCTGGATCGCGTTCGGCGTGCCGCTGGCGCTGGCGATCCCGCACCGCCTGCTGCGTGCGGCCGCGCTGACGGGCCTCGTCGTGTTCGTGCTGGGGGCCACCTGGCGCGGCTACCTGGACTGGCGTTCGCTGGCGGCGCTGCTGGTCATCGGCGGCGCCATCGCGGCCCTGCGCGTCACGCGCCGGCACAGCCGTTGCGCGCTGGCGCTGGCCGCGGCGATCGCCATCGGCTTCATTGCCGTGCAGGGCGCCACCTCGGCGCTGGGGCGCCAGCGCATCACGGCCGCGCTGCAGGCGATCGATCCGGCCGCGCGCGTGCTGGACGTGGCGATGACGGCCTATCCGGCCCAGCCCCTGTGCTGGGCGTTCGTGTCGATCGAATCGAACGAAGCGGCCGGGCAGTACCGGCTGCGGCGGGGATCGCTGAGCCTTGCGCCCGCGTGGATGCCGGTCGCCAGCTGCCCGGGCGGGTTTGCCGATCCAGCCGCCGCCGATCCGGCGGCGCCCGGTATCGCGCTGGCACCGCCGTGGCAGGGCGACCTGGCGCTGCTGCGCACCCTGGCGCGCAGCGACTGCCACGTCAATGCCTGGCTGCGCTATGCGCGCATGCCGGCGGTAACCAGGGACGAGGCCAGCGACCTGCGCTACGCGGCCACGCCGCGCGGTAATTTCACCGCGTTGCCGCTCGAGCCGGCGGGCCGGACACCCTGCGGCGACGTGCCGCGCTGGGGATACCCGCGCGCCGACCTGCTGGGGGCTGCGCTAAGATGA